In one Helicoverpa zea isolate HzStark_Cry1AcR chromosome 5, ilHelZeax1.1, whole genome shotgun sequence genomic region, the following are encoded:
- the LOC124630231 gene encoding esterase FE4-like isoform X2: MKCGKRIVLFTLFAMNLVDQPAPEVTIEQGTLSGKISTDGSFFEYVGIPYATTNSSTRFKAPLPPPKWSGVFKAVDENSRCTQSMSEVVVGTQDCLKINVYVPAKAKIPLPVMVYIHGGAFIGGDGGKMILGPDFLVKHDVIMVSFNYRLGALGFLCLGIKEAPGNAGLKDQLAALRWVKKNIAAFGGDPDNVTIFGTSAGSASVSLLIASEATKGLFKRAISHSGSSLAAWAINHDPIGVASDIVKELGYDAKEPEELYKIYSKLSDEDLVSATAHIPIPHLLNKNLLLVPCVEKKFDGVEQVISDMPFNLITKKPKNIPLMYSFTDKEGLFMSNSDTEETLEACNKRNLFANDLEFKSKQEEKKVALKLKKHYFGDKNISEETIANVTDLLGHLYFEMPSALEAELMTQTSNAPVYSFYFAYSGNRNFVKYMTRYANEVGACHGDDLLYIFKGFIIPYRISKEDQTIIDWMTTMLTNFAKYG, translated from the exons ATGAAGTGCGGCAaaagaatagttttatttacgTTATTCGCGATGAATTTAGTGGATCAGCCGGCACCCGAAGTGACGATTGAGCAAGGGACTTTGAGCGGTAAAATAAGTACCGATGGGTCGTTTTTCGAATACGTCGGTATCCCCTACGCTACTACTAACAGCAGCACAAGGTTCAAG gCACCACTACCCCCACCAAAATGGAGTGGAGTCTTTAAAGCAGTTGATGAGAACTCGCGATGCACACAAAGTATGAGCGAAGTGGTGGTTGGAACCCAAGACTGCTTGAAGATCAATGTGTATGTTCCAGCCAAAGCTAAAATACCACTACCCGTTATGGTATATATTCATGGAGGTGCCTTTATTGGCGGAGATGGAGGAAAAATGATATTAGGACCTGATTTCTTAGTTAAACATGATGTTATCATGGTATCATTCAACTATCGACTAGGAGCACTAGGCTTTCTATGTCTAGGAATTAAAGAAGCACCTGGCAATGCTGGCCTTAAAGATCAACTAGCTGCCTTACGATGggtgaagaaaaacattgcAGCATTTGGAGGGGATCCAGATAACGTTACTATTTTTGGTACAAGTGCCGGTTCAGCTTCAGTATCTTTGCTAATTGCCAGTGAAGCTACAAAAGGCTTGTTTAAACGAGCCATATCTCACAGTGGCTCATCTTTAGCTGCTTGGGCTATAAATCATGATCCAATAGGAGTAGCCAGTGATATTGTGAAGGAGCTAGGGTACGACGCAAAAGAACCAGAAGaactttacaaaatatattccaAATTGTCTGATGAGGACCTGGTATCAGCGACAGCTCATATACCTATCCCACATcttctaaataaaaatcttttgctAGTACCCTGCGTGGAAAAAAAGTTTGATGGAGTAGAACAGGTCATTAGTGATATGCCATTTAACTTAATAACCAAAAAGCCCAAAAATATTCCTCTGATGTACTCTTTTACTGACAAAGAGGGATTGTTCATGTCAAATTCTGACACAGAAGAAACTCTTGAAGCATGTAATAAACGCAACCTTTTTGCCAATGATTTGGAATTCAAGTCTAAACAAGAGGAGAAGAAGGTAGCCCTCAAATtaaagaaacattattttggGGACAAGAATATTAGTGAAGAAACTATTGCGAATGTCACAGACTTACTGGGTCATTTGTACTTTGAAATGCCTTCTGCACTGGAAGCTGAATTGATGACGCAAACGTCTAATGCTCCCGTGTACAGTTTCTATTTCGCTTATTCTGGTAATAGAAATTTTGTGAAATACATGACCAGATATGCCAATGAAGTAGGTGCGTGCCACGGAGATGATCTTCTGTACATATTTAAAGGCTTTATAATCCCGTACAGAATTTCTAAAGAGGATCAAACAATAATTGACTGGATGACAACAATGTTGACTAATTTTGCTAAATATGGGTGA
- the LOC124630231 gene encoding juvenile hormone esterase-like isoform X1 encodes MKCGKRIVLFTLFAMNLVDQPAPEVTIEQGTLSGKISTDGSFFEYVGIPYATTNSSTRFKAPFPPPSWSGVYKAVDEIHQCPQSSLIGIVGTEDCLKINVYVPSMAKTPLPVMVYIHGGAFLLGSGGKFIYAPDFLVNQDVIVVTFNYRLGALGFLCLGIKEAPGNAGIKDQIAALRWVKKNIAAFGGDLDNVTLFGQSAGATSASLLLASKATEGLFHKVIIQSGSSISSWAINRQPLWVASLIAKELGYNTKDPKEIYEIFSKLPYEKLIKAKPKKPLGMYFDTQLLNYPCVEQEIEGEEAVITDYPFNIFESNPKNIPVIYGTTSREGIFLLPDDTEESLAARNARYIFASDLEFPSEEEASKVSKMAREFYFKEKNISFEVHSIIIDLNTQLYFEVPAILESETLIKNNKANMYNYYFNYAGGRNFLKFIAGFRNEPGACHSDEILYVFKGNIWPFPINNNDKKVIEKMTKMWSNFAKYGDPTPTNDLLVKWEPSTKDQMKFLYIDEDLKMGPIPNQEAYQLWKNIYEKYRKKHTPNDFQK; translated from the exons ATGAAGTGCGGCAaaagaatagttttatttacgTTATTCGCGATGAATTTAGTGGATCAGCCGGCACCCGAAGTGACGATTGAGCAAGGGACTTTGAGCGGTAAAATAAGTACCGATGGGTCGTTTTTCGAATACGTCGGTATCCCCTACGCTACTACTAACAGCAGCACAAGGTTCAAG GCCCCATTCCCACCGCCATCTTGGAGCGGAGTATACAAAGCAGTTGATGAGATACACCAGTGTCCACAATCTTCGTTAATAGGGATTGTAGGAACTGAAGACTGTCTTAAAATCAA cgtctaTGTACCTTCAATGGCTAAAACACCATTACCAGTCATGGTTTATATCCATGGAGGAGCATTCTTGCTAGGAAGCGGTGGTAAATTTATATATGCACCTGATTTTCTAGTCAATCAAGATGTGATAGTAGTGACATTTAACTATAGGCTTGGAGCGTTGGGATTCCTTTGTTTGGGTATCAAAGAAGCTCCTGGAAATGCTGGTATTAAAGACCAAATTGCTGCTTTGAGATGGGTGAAGAAAAATATAGCAGCGTTTGGTGGAGATCTTGATAATGTGACACTTTTTGGACAAAGTGCTGGAGCAACATCCGCGTCTTTACTTCTAGCTAGTAAAGCAACTGAAGGACTATTTCACAAAGTAATCATACAGAGTGGCTCGTCTATATCAAGTTGGGCAATTAACCGACAACCATTATGGGTTGCCAGTCTAATAGCTAAAGAACTAGGCTATAATACTAAGGACCCAAAAGaaatatatgaaatattttccaaattaccgtatgaaaaattaataaaagctaAGCCTAAAAAGCCACTTGGTATGTATTTTGATACTCAATTGCTGAACTATCCATGTGTCGAACAAGAAATTGAAGGGGAAGAAGCTGTTATAACAGATTAtcctttcaatatttttgaaagtaaTCCTAAAAATATACCTGTTATTTATGGAACAACCAGTAGAGAAGGAATATTCTTATTACCTGATGATACTGAAGAATCATTGGCGGCAAGAAATGCACGATACATATTTGCATCAGATCTCGAATTCCCTTCAGAAGAAGAGGCATCTAAAGTTTCAAAAATGGCGAGAGAATTCTACTTCAAAGAAAAGAATATCAGCTTTGAAGTACACAGTATTATAATAGATCTCAACACAcaattatattttgaagtaCCTGCTATCTTAGAGTCGGAAACTTTAATTAAGAATAACAAAGCAAACATgtataattactattttaattacGCTGGTGGAAGAAACTTTTTGAAGTTTATAGCTGGATTTAGAAATGAACCAGGAGCTTGTCATAGCGACGAAATATTGTATGTCTTCAAGGGAAATATTTGGCCTTTCCCCATAAACAATAATGATAAGAAAGTTATAGAAAAGATGACTAAAATGTGGAGTAATTTTGCGAAATATGG TGATCCAACGCCTACAAACGACTTGCTAGTCAAATGGGAACCCAGCACCAAAGATCAAATGAAATTCCTTTACATTGATGAAGATTTAAAAATGGGTCCTATTCCTAATCAAGAAGCTTATCAATTATGGAAAAATATATACGAAAAATATCGTAAAAAACATACACCGAATgactttcaaaaataa